A genomic window from Camelina sativa cultivar DH55 chromosome 2, Cs, whole genome shotgun sequence includes:
- the LOC104736678 gene encoding thymidylate kinase isoform X1: MKRICLFSSVQLFSRSFRALAVPRSLNYPVQSLKRSSVRMEIGRNLSSGLTTESSVKPRGALIVLEGLDRSGKSTQCAKLLSFLKGLGHPTELWRFPDRETSVGQMISAYLSNKSQLDDHTIHLLFSANRWEKRSLMEEKLKTGTTLIVDRYSYSGVAFSSAKGLSIDWCKAPEIGLLAPDSVLYLDISPERAAERGGYGDERYERVEFQKKVADFYQTLRDSSWKVIDAGEAMEEVEKKIQEVVLDQVKECSTKGKPLNLLWSS, translated from the exons ATGAAACGGATCTGCTTGTTTTCAAGTGTTCAACTTT TTTCTagaagtttcagagctttagcAGTACCACGTTCCTTGAACTATCCTGTGCAGTCACTCAAGCGTTCATCAGTTCGGATGGAGATTGGTCGTAACTTATCCTCTGGTCTCACAACCGAGAGTAGCGTAAAGCCAAGAGGAGCATTGATAGTTCTTGAAGGTCTTGACCGCAGCGGGAAATCAACACAATGCGCtaagcttctctctttcttgaaaGGTTTAGGACATCCGACAGAGCTCTGGAGATTTCCGGATAGAGAGACCAGTGTTGGTCAGATGATATCTGCATATCTCTCTAATAAGTCTCAGTTAGATGATCACACAATTCATCTTCTCTTCAGCGCCAATCGATGGGAGAAAAg ATCATTGATGGAGGAAAAGCTTAAAACAGGAACAACGCTAATCGTTGATCGTTACTCATATTCTGGTGTAGCATTCTCATCAGCTAAAGGTCTTAGTATTGATTGGTGTAAAGCTCCCGAAATAGGATTGCTGGCTCCAGATTCTGTACTTTACCTTGACATTTCACCTGAAAGAGCTGCTGAGAGAGGTGGATATGGAGACGAGAGGTATGAGCGAGTTGAGTTTCAGAAAAAGGTTGCAGACTTTTATCAAACTCTACGAGATTCTTCATGGAAG GTAATCGATGCAGGTGAAGCCATGGAGgaagtagagaagaagattcaagaagTGGTATTAGATCAAGTCAAAGAGTGTAGTACTAAAGGAAAGCCTCTTAATCTCCTTTGGTCATCTTAA
- the LOC104736678 gene encoding thymidylate kinase isoform X2: MEIGRNLSSGLTTESSVKPRGALIVLEGLDRSGKSTQCAKLLSFLKGLGHPTELWRFPDRETSVGQMISAYLSNKSQLDDHTIHLLFSANRWEKRSLMEEKLKTGTTLIVDRYSYSGVAFSSAKGLSIDWCKAPEIGLLAPDSVLYLDISPERAAERGGYGDERYERVEFQKKVADFYQTLRDSSWKVIDAGEAMEEVEKKIQEVVLDQVKECSTKGKPLNLLWSS; the protein is encoded by the exons ATGGAGATTGGTCGTAACTTATCCTCTGGTCTCACAACCGAGAGTAGCGTAAAGCCAAGAGGAGCATTGATAGTTCTTGAAGGTCTTGACCGCAGCGGGAAATCAACACAATGCGCtaagcttctctctttcttgaaaGGTTTAGGACATCCGACAGAGCTCTGGAGATTTCCGGATAGAGAGACCAGTGTTGGTCAGATGATATCTGCATATCTCTCTAATAAGTCTCAGTTAGATGATCACACAATTCATCTTCTCTTCAGCGCCAATCGATGGGAGAAAAg ATCATTGATGGAGGAAAAGCTTAAAACAGGAACAACGCTAATCGTTGATCGTTACTCATATTCTGGTGTAGCATTCTCATCAGCTAAAGGTCTTAGTATTGATTGGTGTAAAGCTCCCGAAATAGGATTGCTGGCTCCAGATTCTGTACTTTACCTTGACATTTCACCTGAAAGAGCTGCTGAGAGAGGTGGATATGGAGACGAGAGGTATGAGCGAGTTGAGTTTCAGAAAAAGGTTGCAGACTTTTATCAAACTCTACGAGATTCTTCATGGAAG GTAATCGATGCAGGTGAAGCCATGGAGgaagtagagaagaagattcaagaagTGGTATTAGATCAAGTCAAAGAGTGTAGTACTAAAGGAAAGCCTCTTAATCTCCTTTGGTCATCTTAA
- the LOC104736699 gene encoding scarecrow-like protein 11: MKPSHRFLLFLRKKKKIKTLTKAFNFQTLFLCLHHHQCCLVNMDALLQVTVDGFRFENGSGSCCKPRNNLESGNNLFPDYHEPQTQSSSPNDSPPSVCLDNSPVLKYINDMLMDEEDFVGESRDNLALQAAERSFYEILQQQSPESDHTTSSSSGDDPFFTSISTTTTSADSAALVSNGESQRKYRHRDDEEDDLETYRRNKQPAIFVSEMEELAVKFEHVLLVCKANQEEDESAITKQQSQQQQPNRAGRAKGSSNKSKTQKPNSVDLRSLLTQCAQAVASFDQRRATEKLKEIRSHSSSSGDGTQRLAFYFADALEARITGNIAPPVSTPFPSSTTSMVDILKAYKLFVHTCPIYVTDYFAANKSIYELALKATTLHIVDFGVLYGFQWPCLLLALSKRPGGPPKLRVTGIELPQSGFRPSDRVEETGRRLKRFCDKFNVPFEFNFIAKKWESISLDEIVINPGETTVVNCIHRLQYTPDETVSLDSPRDTVLKLFRDINPDLFVFAEINGMYNSPFFMTRFREALFHFSSLFDMFDTTIQAEDEYKNRALLEKELLVRDAMSVISCEGAERFARPETYKQWRVRILRAGFKPATISKQIMKEAKEIVRKRYHRDFVIDSDNNWMLQGWKGRVIYAFSCWKPAEKLTYNHVNI; encoded by the coding sequence ATGAAACCTTCGCAccgctttcttctcttccttagaaaaaaaaaaaaaattaaaactttgacAAAAGCTTTCAACtttcaaactctgtttctttgtcttcatcatcatcagtgtTGTTTAGTTAACATGGACGCTCTGCTTCAAGTTACAGTTGATGGGTTCAGATTTGAGAACGGATCTGGGTCTTGTTGCAAACCCAGAAACAATCTCGAATCTGGTAACAATCTCTTCCCTGATTACCACGAGCCTCAGACTCAGTCTTCTTCACCAAACGATTCACCTCCTTCTGTGTGTTTGGATAACTCCCCTGTTCTTAAGTACATCAATGACATGTTGATGGACGAAGAAGATTTCGTCGGTGAATCTCGTGACAATTTGGCTTTACAAGCCGCTGAGAGATCCTTCTACGAGATTCTTCAGCAACAATCTCCAGAATCTGATCATACCACTAGTTCCTCCTCCGGTGACGACCCATTTTTCACTTCTATCAGCACAACAACGACTTCGGCAGATTCAGCAGCGTTGGTTTCGAATGGAGAATCACAGAGGAAGTATCGTCATcgggatgatgaagaagatgatctcgAGACTTACCGGAGAAACAAACAACCTGCGATTTTTGTCTCGGAGATGGAGGAGTTAGCAGTTAAGTTCGAGCATGTGTTGTTGGTATGCAAAGCtaaccaagaagaagatgaatcagcAATAACGAAACAACAGAGTCAACAGCAACAACCAAACAGAGCAGGGAGAGCTAAAGGTTCATCAAACAAATCCAAGACGCAAAAACCTAATTCAGTTGATCTTCGGAGTCTCTTGACGCAATGTGCACAAGCTGTAGCGAGCTTTGACCAGAGAAGAGCTACAGAGAAACTCAAGGAGATAAGATCACACTCTTCTAGCAGTGGAGATGGTACACAAAGACTTGCTTTTTACTTTGCAGATGCGCTTGAGGCACGTATTACTGGAAACATTGCACCACCTGTCTCTACTCCGTTTCCTTCTAGCACAACATCGATGGTGGATATCTTGAAAGCGTACAAGCTCTTTGTTCATACTTGTCCTATCTATGTAACGGATTACTTTGCTGCAAACAAGTCAATCTATGAGCTTGCTTTGAAAGCAACTACGCTTCATATAGTTGATTTTGGTGTTCTCTATGGCTTTCAATGGCCTTGTCTTTTACTAGCCCTGTCTAAAAGACCGGGAGGACCACCAAAGCTCCGCGTGACTGGAATAGAGCTGCCACAATCAGGTTTCCGTCCTTCAGACCGGGTCGAAGAGACTGGTCGAAGATTGAAAAGGTTCTGTGATAAGTTCAATGTCCCGTTTGAGTTCAACTTCATCGCCAAAAAATGGGAAAGCATCAGTCTTGATGAAATTGTGATTAATCCAGGAGAGACAACTGTTGTCAATTGCATTCATCGGTTGCAGTACACTCCGGATGAGACTGTGTCACTGGACTCTCCAAGAGACACGGTTCTGAAGCTATTCAGAGATATCAATCCTGACCTGTTTGTGTTTGCAGAGATTAATGGCATGTACAACTCTCCCTTCTTCATGACGAGGTTCCGAGAAGCgctttttcatttctcttcacTCTTTGACATGTTTGACACCACAATACAAGCTGAGGATGAATACAAAAACAGGGCACTGTTGGAGAAAGAGTTACTTGTGAGAGACGCGATGAGTGTGATTTCCTGCGAAGGCGCTGAGCGTTTTGCGAGGCCTGAAACCTACAAGCAATGGAGAGTTAGGATTTTGAGAGCAGGGTTTAAGCCAGCAACAATAAGCAAACAGATCATGAAGGAGGCTAAGGAAATAGTGAGAAAACGTTACCATAGAGATTTTGTGATCGATAGTGATAATAACTGGATGCTTCAGGGATGGAAGGGAAGAGTCATTTATGCCTTTTCTTGTTGGAAACCTGCAGAGAAGTTAACATATAATCATGTAAACATCTGA
- the LOC104736693 gene encoding uncharacterized protein LOC104736693 yields the protein MAKREISSTLKNLKFMQRSALKVEKKKVDEEPNGDFPSLGTVAKKCVVITDWDPQPGALSGRMSFQSFNPSIEKLNEEAVNGRKTDATPASSSSNGGKMSFSEPESSKAQPSRETNGDLKRKQSEVVSEERNRPNKSPRSSDNPSPSNKRGNGFKKPKSKKVDWSVLKPPKPQSK from the exons ATGGCGAAGAGAGAGATTAGTAGTACTCTGAAAAATCTAAAG TTTATGCAAAGGTCTGCTTTgaaagtagagaagaagaaggttgatgAAGAGCCTAATGGGGATTTTCCTTCCCTCGGCACTGTTGCAAAGAAGTG TGTGGTCATAACAGACTGGGATCCTCAGCCGGGTGCATTGTCAGGACGCATGTCATTTCAGTCTTTCAATCCCTCTATCGAG AAACTGAATGAAGAGGCAGTAAACGGTCGAAAAACAGATGCGACTCCCGCAAGCTCTAGCAGTAATGGAGGAAAAATGTCTTTTAG TGAACCGGAGAGTTCGAAGGCTCAACCAAGTCGGGAAACAAACGGTgacttgaaaagaaaacagtCTGAGGTAGTCTCTGAGGAACGAAACCGTCCAAACAAGTCCCCAAGAAGCAGTGACAACCCATCACCGAGCAATAAAAGAGGCAATGGTTTCAAGAAACCGAAGAGCAAGAAAGTGGACTGGAGCGTTTTGAAGCCACCAAAACCTCAATCCAAATAG
- the LOC104736713 gene encoding mannose-P-dolichol utilization defect 1 protein homolog 1: MDYLGIDLSCAMGSLRSGEFPAKDCLLPLISKLLGYFVVAGSMTVKLPQIMKIVDNKSVKGLSVVAFELEVVGYTISLAYCLYKELPFSAFGELAFLLIQALILVGCIYYFSRPLSVATWVRALLYFALAPTVLAGKIDPLLFEALYASKHLIFLSARIPQIWKNFRNKSTGQLSFLTCFMNFGGALARVFTSYQAKAPLSMFISFFIAIITNGTIMSQILLYRSKGKEEKQLKDKKIL; this comes from the exons ATGGATTATCTTGGGATTGATCTGAGCTGCGCGATGGGTTCTCTCCGGAGCGGTGAGTTTCCGGCGAAAgattgtcttcttcctctcatcTCTAAGCTGCTCGGTTACTTCGTCGTCGCTGGTTCAATGACCGTCAAGCTTCCTCAG ATAATGAAAATAGTGGACAACAAGAGTGTAAAAGGGTTAAGCGTTGTAGCATTTGAGCTCGAAGTGGTTGGTTACACAATCTCACTTGCTTATTGTCTTTACAAAGAGCTTCCCTTTTCAGCTTTTGGTGAATTAGCTTTTCTTTTGATCCAAGCTTTGATCTTGGTGGGCTGTATCTATTACTTCTCTAGACCTCTCTCTGTAGCTACTTGGGTCAGAGCGCTTCTTTACTTTGCTTTAGCACCAACTGTGTTAGCTGGTAAGATTGATCCTTTGCTATTCGAAGCTCTTTATGCTTCTAAGCATTTGATTTTTCTCTCTGCAAGAATCCCTCAGATTTGGAAGAACTTTAGAAACAAAAGCACTGGACAACTTAGTTTCTTGACTTGTTTCATGAACTTCGGTGGTGCTTTGGCGAGAGTTTTCACCAGCTATCAGGCGAAAGCTCCACTTAGCATGTTTATAAGTTTCTTTATCGCAATCATCACTAATGGAACTATTATGAGTCAGATTCTACTGTATCGGAGCAAAGGGAAAGAAGAGAAGCAACTGAAAGATAAAAAGATTTTATGA